A stretch of the Archangium violaceum genome encodes the following:
- a CDS encoding alpha-2-macroglobulin family protein, with amino-acid sequence MSPLQVARSFIVLLTLTTLVLAVPSARAQSPVPTWKDIDALADDQKLEAAIQGAEARLAQARAQGNEDEWARALIRSVQLRSGLHEFEANVRFLREQPWPKGVLPRTALDLYYAGVLLQYASYKRWEVSRREQVVSSGTVDLKQWTAEQIFTEARRALADAWAARERLGGEKVEALAGFLSPNTYPPGIRDTLRDAVTYLWVEMLSDQGQWRPGQSDELHHLDLGELLEGTPKSVDLVDPSVHPLRKVAAVLGDLEAWHRASGRREAALEAHLARSQSLHEAFREVVDRARIRRHVTEHLEGYRDVPWWAMGQAWLADRERSADRPVRAHAMGKACAAAFPDSVGGRWCARMVAELEAPEFSLSSMRSDGARKRSIEVTHRNLPRLHFRAYAYDVESRLARGSFYDEFLAEDGEEDLDGDSGERLRSFIEKRRPVAAWSASLPGTPDLRSHRTFVVPPLTEPGSYLIVASVHEDFREAHNQVLATLMTVTPWVFVTRMDADSRLEVRVVEGETGQPAPGVEVRLMDVDSESRVVRTLKTDARGVVLFQKLGARAFLVVGRGQRALVGSESFYGDGSEGSGRERTQALVFTDRGVYRPLQKVRWKVVPFRGRGDQSRYRTLPAQRLTVSLMDANGQAVEKREVRTNGFGSVAGEFTVPAGRLLGAWRMVAHVGKVAVGTARVRVEEYKRPTFEVTLKDSDATLRLNRPATFRGEARYYFGLPVTRGTVRWRVHREPRYPFWWSHAHDLPTYSRVVASGTSPVGEDGGFQLTFTPDADERAPSSREVSWSYRVEADVTDEGGETRSASRGFRLGLVAVEGRVDMDEGFFREGMAPEVRLMRANLDGVPLSGAGRWRLVTLKQPAKPRMPDELPMRLPSEASVDADARVTTPGDLSRPRWPVEPSEEEAFRDWADDEEMARGAVVHDAQGLARVKLPVLSPGIYRVHYETEDAFGERFSISREVLVAGERAPIAVPALLRTERTSVKVGETARLLAFSGFEGQPLFLDISQGGRFVQRRVLTGGKSPAVLEVPVTESLRGGFTVTLVAVRDYQVLRFEQSVFVPFDDKELHLEFATFRDRLRPGAKETWRVTVKGPRGERVDAGAAELLAYMYDHSLELFARHSPPAVADYYPQRAGEVYLDASPKEISSRWLYGQGLRALPDWRHPQGDELLFEDDKGLGGPGWGGLPGLAVGSLHRDMRRREIIQLPLRAARAAPSPSEELDFALGDLSRNQEAPKPELAVSGAVPKDAVRGNFAETAFWVPQLLTGPDGSAVLEFTVPDSVTAWNVWVHALTKDLKGGSLTRQTRSVKELMVRPYVPRFLREGDRAVLEVVVNNAGEAALEGSLALDIVEPETNASLLSRFEVKTARQSFRVEAGKGTTVRFPLVTPAELGPVAFRVTASAGDFSDGELRPLPVLPGRMHLTQSRFVALRGGEHEVMEFPDMRRGDDPSLRHEQLVVSVDAQLFHAVLGAMPYLVNHPYECTEQTLNRFVSTGILSSLYGRYPEMAKLAKSLSTRATRFDTWDAVDPNRKMVLEESPWLEESRGGSEEVEQLAKVLDPEVAKAEREASMVKLRQAQSPSGAFSWWPGGPPSPYMTLYILHGLSRAAEHGVEVDRDMTMRAWEYLAQHFRSDYAERMRKEGCCWEFLTFLEYVASSFPDARYTGNALSAEERARIRDFSFQHWKEHSPYLKGYLALALKRAGRETDARRVFESVMSSAKTSEELGTYWAPEARSWLWYNDTTETQSFALRTLMELNPRDERRHGLAQWLLLDRKLGHWKSTRATAEAVYALVRYLEREGALKDREEAKVTVGGRTVAFAFEPDTYTGKGNRVVVPGPEVKPETGSVVRVEKEGKGLAFASATWHFSTERLPEEERGDFFEVSRRYFLRERVGKEAVLRPLAEGAVVAPGDEVEVQLSVRTKHAAEYVHVRDPRAAGLEPERTESRHRYELGIVWYEEPRDSGTSFFFEWLPAGEYTLRYRLRANMVGTFRVGPATVQSMYAPEFTAYSKGAVLTVGRE; translated from the coding sequence ATGTCACCACTTCAGGTCGCTCGCTCCTTCATCGTCCTCCTGACGCTCACCACCCTCGTGCTCGCCGTCCCGTCCGCGCGGGCACAGTCACCCGTGCCCACGTGGAAGGACATCGACGCGCTGGCGGATGACCAGAAGCTCGAGGCCGCCATCCAGGGCGCCGAGGCGCGTCTGGCGCAGGCCCGCGCGCAGGGCAACGAGGACGAGTGGGCGCGGGCGCTCATCCGCTCGGTGCAGCTGCGGAGCGGGCTGCACGAGTTCGAGGCGAACGTTCGGTTCCTCCGGGAGCAGCCGTGGCCGAAGGGCGTGCTGCCGCGCACCGCGCTCGACCTCTACTACGCCGGCGTGCTCCTGCAGTACGCGAGCTACAAGCGCTGGGAGGTGAGCCGGCGCGAGCAGGTGGTCTCCAGTGGAACGGTGGACCTGAAGCAGTGGACGGCCGAGCAGATCTTCACCGAGGCCCGGCGCGCGCTCGCGGATGCGTGGGCGGCACGGGAGCGGCTGGGGGGGGAGAAGGTCGAGGCGCTCGCGGGCTTCCTCTCTCCGAACACCTATCCTCCGGGCATCCGCGACACGTTGCGCGACGCGGTGACGTACCTCTGGGTGGAAATGCTCTCGGACCAGGGCCAGTGGCGGCCCGGGCAGTCCGATGAGCTGCACCACCTGGACCTGGGCGAGCTGCTGGAGGGCACTCCGAAGAGCGTGGACCTCGTGGACCCGTCGGTGCATCCATTGCGCAAGGTGGCCGCCGTCCTGGGGGACCTGGAGGCCTGGCACCGCGCCTCGGGCCGGCGCGAGGCGGCCCTGGAGGCACACCTGGCGCGCAGCCAGTCGCTCCACGAGGCCTTCCGCGAGGTGGTGGACAGGGCCCGCATCCGCCGTCACGTGACCGAGCATCTCGAGGGCTACCGGGACGTGCCGTGGTGGGCCATGGGACAGGCCTGGTTGGCGGATCGCGAGAGGTCCGCGGATCGGCCGGTGCGCGCGCACGCGATGGGCAAGGCATGCGCGGCGGCCTTCCCGGACAGTGTCGGAGGCAGGTGGTGCGCGCGGATGGTGGCGGAACTCGAGGCGCCGGAGTTCTCGCTCTCCAGCATGCGGTCCGATGGTGCACGCAAGCGCTCCATCGAGGTGACGCACCGGAACCTGCCGCGGCTGCACTTCCGGGCCTATGCGTACGACGTGGAGTCGAGGCTCGCCAGGGGCAGCTTCTACGACGAGTTCCTGGCAGAGGACGGAGAGGAGGACCTGGACGGGGACTCCGGGGAGCGGCTGCGCTCGTTCATCGAGAAGCGGAGGCCCGTGGCGGCCTGGAGTGCATCCCTGCCTGGGACACCGGATCTGCGCTCGCACCGCACCTTCGTGGTGCCGCCGCTGACGGAGCCGGGCAGCTACCTCATCGTCGCCTCGGTGCACGAGGACTTCCGGGAAGCGCACAACCAGGTGCTCGCGACGTTGATGACGGTGACGCCGTGGGTCTTCGTCACTCGGATGGACGCGGACAGCCGCCTGGAGGTGCGGGTGGTGGAGGGCGAGACGGGCCAGCCCGCGCCGGGTGTCGAGGTTCGCCTGATGGACGTGGACAGCGAGAGCCGCGTGGTGCGGACCCTGAAGACGGATGCCCGAGGGGTGGTGCTGTTCCAGAAGCTTGGGGCGCGGGCCTTCCTCGTCGTGGGCCGGGGCCAGCGGGCGTTGGTCGGCTCGGAGTCGTTCTACGGCGACGGGAGTGAAGGGTCAGGACGGGAGCGGACACAGGCGCTCGTCTTCACGGATCGTGGCGTGTACCGCCCGTTGCAGAAGGTGCGGTGGAAGGTGGTGCCCTTCCGAGGGAGGGGAGATCAGTCACGCTATCGGACACTGCCAGCGCAGCGGCTGACGGTGTCGCTGATGGACGCGAACGGTCAGGCCGTCGAGAAGCGTGAGGTGCGGACCAACGGCTTCGGCTCGGTGGCCGGTGAATTCACCGTGCCCGCGGGGCGGCTGCTCGGCGCGTGGCGCATGGTGGCGCACGTGGGCAAGGTCGCGGTGGGCACCGCGCGGGTGCGCGTGGAGGAGTACAAGCGTCCCACCTTCGAGGTGACGTTGAAGGACTCGGACGCGACGTTGCGCCTCAACCGCCCGGCCACCTTCCGGGGCGAGGCCCGCTACTACTTCGGGCTGCCGGTGACGCGCGGCACCGTGCGCTGGCGCGTCCACCGCGAGCCCCGCTATCCCTTCTGGTGGTCTCACGCGCACGACCTCCCCACGTACTCCCGGGTGGTGGCCAGCGGCACCTCGCCCGTGGGTGAAGACGGTGGGTTCCAGCTCACCTTCACTCCGGACGCGGACGAGCGGGCCCCCTCCTCGCGCGAGGTTTCCTGGAGCTACCGGGTGGAGGCGGACGTGACGGACGAGGGCGGGGAGACACGCTCGGCGAGCCGCGGCTTCCGGCTCGGACTGGTGGCGGTGGAGGGCCGCGTGGACATGGACGAGGGCTTCTTCCGCGAGGGCATGGCCCCGGAGGTTCGGCTGATGCGCGCGAACCTCGATGGCGTGCCGCTGTCCGGGGCGGGCCGGTGGCGGTTGGTGACGCTGAAGCAGCCCGCGAAGCCCCGAATGCCCGACGAGCTGCCCATGCGGCTCCCTTCCGAGGCGAGCGTGGACGCGGACGCCCGTGTCACCACGCCGGGAGATCTGTCGCGGCCCCGCTGGCCGGTGGAACCCTCCGAGGAGGAGGCCTTCCGGGACTGGGCGGATGACGAGGAGATGGCCCGGGGCGCGGTGGTGCATGACGCGCAGGGGCTCGCGCGGGTGAAGCTGCCCGTGTTGAGCCCTGGCATCTATCGCGTGCATTACGAAACGGAGGATGCCTTCGGGGAGCGCTTCAGCATTTCGCGCGAGGTGCTGGTCGCGGGCGAGCGTGCACCGATCGCCGTGCCGGCGTTGCTGAGGACCGAGCGCACCTCGGTCAAAGTGGGCGAGACGGCGCGCCTGCTGGCCTTCTCCGGCTTCGAGGGGCAGCCGCTGTTCCTGGACATCTCGCAAGGAGGGCGGTTCGTGCAGCGCCGTGTGCTCACCGGAGGCAAGAGTCCGGCGGTGCTGGAGGTTCCCGTCACCGAGTCCCTGCGCGGCGGCTTCACGGTGACCCTGGTGGCGGTGCGGGACTATCAGGTGCTGCGGTTCGAGCAGTCGGTGTTCGTGCCCTTCGACGACAAGGAGCTGCACCTGGAGTTCGCCACCTTCCGGGATCGGCTGCGTCCGGGCGCGAAGGAGACGTGGCGGGTGACGGTGAAGGGGCCCCGGGGAGAGAGGGTGGATGCGGGGGCCGCCGAGCTGCTCGCGTACATGTACGATCACTCGTTGGAGCTCTTCGCACGGCACTCGCCGCCGGCCGTGGCGGACTACTACCCGCAGCGCGCGGGGGAGGTGTACCTGGATGCGAGCCCGAAGGAGATTTCTTCCCGGTGGCTCTATGGCCAGGGGCTCCGGGCGTTGCCGGACTGGCGCCATCCCCAGGGAGACGAGCTCTTGTTCGAGGACGACAAGGGCCTCGGTGGGCCCGGGTGGGGTGGCCTCCCTGGCCTGGCGGTGGGATCGCTGCACAGAGACATGAGGCGCAGGGAGATCATCCAGCTCCCCCTTCGAGCAGCCAGGGCCGCCCCCAGTCCCAGCGAGGAGCTGGATTTCGCCCTCGGCGATCTCTCCAGGAACCAGGAAGCTCCCAAGCCGGAGCTGGCGGTGAGCGGGGCGGTGCCGAAGGACGCGGTGCGCGGCAACTTCGCGGAGACGGCCTTCTGGGTACCGCAGCTGCTCACGGGGCCGGACGGCTCGGCGGTGCTGGAGTTCACCGTGCCGGACTCGGTGACGGCGTGGAACGTCTGGGTGCACGCGCTGACGAAGGACCTGAAGGGAGGCTCCTTGACGCGCCAGACCCGGAGCGTGAAGGAGCTGATGGTGCGCCCGTACGTGCCGCGCTTCCTGCGCGAGGGTGACCGTGCGGTGCTGGAGGTGGTGGTGAACAACGCGGGCGAGGCCGCGCTGGAGGGCTCGCTCGCACTGGACATCGTGGAGCCGGAGACGAACGCGAGCCTGCTGTCCCGCTTCGAAGTGAAGACGGCGCGCCAGTCCTTCCGGGTGGAGGCGGGGAAGGGGACGACGGTGCGCTTCCCGCTGGTGACGCCGGCGGAGCTGGGGCCGGTGGCCTTCCGGGTCACCGCGAGCGCCGGGGACTTCAGTGATGGGGAGCTGCGCCCGCTGCCCGTGCTGCCCGGCCGCATGCACCTGACGCAATCGCGCTTCGTGGCACTGCGAGGCGGGGAGCACGAGGTGATGGAGTTCCCGGACATGCGGCGTGGAGACGATCCGAGCCTGCGTCACGAGCAACTCGTGGTGTCGGTGGACGCGCAGCTCTTCCACGCGGTGCTGGGGGCGATGCCGTACCTGGTGAACCATCCCTACGAGTGCACCGAGCAGACCCTCAACCGCTTCGTGTCCACGGGCATCCTCTCCAGTCTGTATGGCCGTTACCCCGAGATGGCGAAGCTGGCGAAGTCGCTGAGCACGCGCGCGACGCGCTTCGACACATGGGACGCGGTGGACCCCAACCGGAAGATGGTGTTGGAGGAGTCGCCCTGGCTGGAGGAGTCGCGGGGTGGGAGCGAGGAGGTGGAGCAACTGGCGAAGGTGTTGGATCCGGAAGTGGCGAAGGCCGAGCGCGAGGCCTCGATGGTGAAGCTGCGTCAGGCGCAGTCGCCGAGCGGAGCCTTCTCCTGGTGGCCGGGAGGTCCGCCGTCGCCGTACATGACGCTCTACATCCTCCATGGGCTCTCACGTGCGGCGGAGCACGGGGTGGAGGTGGACCGCGACATGACGATGCGGGCGTGGGAGTACCTCGCGCAACACTTCCGCTCGGACTACGCGGAGCGGATGCGGAAGGAGGGTTGCTGCTGGGAGTTCCTCACCTTCCTCGAGTACGTGGCCTCGAGCTTCCCGGACGCGCGCTACACGGGCAACGCGCTCAGTGCCGAGGAGCGCGCGCGCATCCGCGATTTCAGCTTCCAGCACTGGAAGGAGCACTCGCCGTACCTGAAGGGCTACCTGGCGCTGGCGCTGAAGCGCGCGGGGCGGGAGACGGACGCGCGGCGCGTCTTCGAGAGCGTGATGAGCTCGGCGAAGACGAGCGAGGAGCTGGGCACGTACTGGGCGCCGGAGGCGCGGAGCTGGCTCTGGTACAACGACACCACGGAGACACAGTCCTTCGCGCTGCGCACGCTGATGGAGCTGAACCCGCGGGACGAGCGGCGGCACGGGTTGGCGCAGTGGCTGCTGTTGGATCGCAAGCTGGGCCACTGGAAGTCCACGAGGGCCACGGCGGAGGCGGTATACGCGCTGGTGCGGTACCTGGAGCGCGAGGGGGCGCTGAAGGATCGCGAGGAGGCGAAGGTGACGGTGGGAGGCCGGACGGTGGCGTTCGCCTTCGAGCCGGACACGTACACGGGGAAGGGGAACCGGGTGGTGGTGCCGGGGCCGGAGGTGAAGCCGGAGACGGGCAGCGTGGTGAGGGTGGAGAAGGAGGGGAAGGGGCTCGCGTTCGCCTCGGCCACCTGGCACTTCTCGACGGAGCGGCTGCCGGAGGAGGAGCGGGGAGACTTCTTCGAGGTGTCCCGTCGCTACTTCCTGCGTGAGCGGGTGGGGAAGGAAGCGGTGTTGCGGCCGTTGGCGGAGGGGGCGGTGGTGGCGCCGGGGGACGAGGTGGAGGTGCAACTCTCGGTGAGGACGAAGCACGCCGCGGAGTACGTGCACGTGAGGGATCCACGTGCGGCGGGACTGGAGCCGGAGCGTACGGAGTCCCGGCACCGGTACGAGCTGGGAATCGTCTGGTACGAGGAGCCGAGGGACTCGGGGACGAGCTTCTTCTTCGAGTGGCTGCCCGCGGGCGAGTACACGTTGCGCTACCGGCTGAGGGCGAACATGGTGGGCACGTTCCGGGTGGGACCCGCGACGGTCCAATCGATGTACGCGCCCGAGTTCACGGCCTACTCGAAGGGGGCGGTGCTCACGGTCGGCCGCGAGTAG
- a CDS encoding SAM-dependent methyltransferase, with the protein MVGTSSAMGKPYRPKDHYFKKAKQEGLRARSAFKVDEILKRYPFLKKGAAVLDLGAAPGGFLQILADAVGPNGRVIGVDIVAIRPFSQQHVKTAVLDVLADDFDAKLRELYDGPFDAVISDMAPKTSGIRTTDEARSLRLARKALEVAVTRGRPGSAFVAKLFMGGEFEEFRDEVRASFEEVKLVRPEATRGASMEVYVIGLRRKAASAPTSP; encoded by the coding sequence ATGGTAGGGACCTCCTCCGCCATGGGCAAGCCCTACCGTCCGAAAGACCACTATTTCAAGAAAGCCAAGCAAGAAGGGCTGAGAGCCCGTTCCGCCTTCAAGGTGGACGAAATCCTCAAGCGCTACCCCTTCTTGAAGAAGGGGGCCGCGGTGCTCGACCTGGGGGCGGCTCCGGGCGGCTTCCTGCAGATATTGGCCGACGCGGTGGGCCCGAACGGCCGGGTCATCGGGGTGGACATCGTCGCCATCCGGCCCTTCTCCCAGCAGCACGTGAAGACGGCGGTGCTGGACGTGCTGGCCGACGACTTCGACGCGAAGCTGCGCGAGCTGTACGACGGGCCCTTCGACGCCGTCATCTCGGACATGGCGCCCAAGACGAGTGGCATCCGCACCACCGACGAGGCGCGCAGTCTGCGGCTGGCGCGCAAGGCGCTCGAGGTGGCCGTCACGCGGGGCCGCCCCGGCTCGGCCTTCGTGGCCAAGCTCTTCATGGGGGGCGAGTTCGAGGAGTTCCGCGACGAGGTTCGCGCCAGTTTCGAGGAGGTGAAGCTGGTGCGTCCCGAGGCCACCCGCGGCGCCAGCATGGAGGTGTATGTCATCGGCCTGCGCCGCAAGGCCGCCTCCGCGCCCACATCGCCCTAG
- a CDS encoding SOS response-associated peptidase gives MCGRVTIQTPALAIAREFALTGVRSALDRPRYNLAPTQLMPVVINDGERMLDAYRWGLIPSWAKEASIGNKLINARGETVAEKPSFRSALKRRRCLVLVDGWFEWKQSTKPKTPYLFRRKDGRPMAFAGLWEEWTAPDTGEVLRTCTVITTGPNALMAPIHDRMPVILRPEAREVWLRPEPQEASVLQPLLVPNEDEPLELWEVSRVVNSPTNDVPACIERVASQAPLLT, from the coding sequence ATGTGTGGCCGCGTCACCATCCAGACCCCCGCCCTGGCGATCGCGCGTGAGTTCGCCCTCACCGGCGTCCGCTCCGCGCTCGATCGCCCTCGCTACAACCTCGCCCCCACCCAGCTGATGCCCGTGGTCATCAACGACGGCGAGCGCATGCTGGATGCCTATCGCTGGGGCCTCATCCCCTCCTGGGCGAAGGAGGCCTCCATCGGCAACAAGCTCATCAACGCCCGCGGCGAGACGGTGGCGGAGAAGCCCAGCTTCCGCTCCGCGCTCAAGCGCCGGCGCTGTCTGGTGCTCGTGGATGGTTGGTTCGAGTGGAAGCAGAGCACGAAGCCCAAGACGCCCTACCTCTTCCGCCGCAAGGACGGCCGGCCCATGGCCTTCGCCGGCCTGTGGGAGGAGTGGACCGCCCCCGACACCGGAGAGGTGCTGCGCACCTGCACCGTCATCACCACCGGCCCCAACGCGTTGATGGCCCCCATCCATGACCGCATGCCCGTCATCCTCCGGCCCGAGGCCCGGGAGGTGTGGCTGCGTCCGGAGCCCCAGGAGGCCTCGGTGCTACAGCCCCTCCTGGTCCCCAACGAGGACGAGCCCCTGGAGCTCTGGGAGGTGTCGCGCGTGGTGAACTCGCCGACGAACGACGTACCCGCCTGTATCGAACGCGTGGCGAGTCAGGCCCCGCTCCTGACCTGA